One window from the genome of Thermaerobacter marianensis DSM 12885 encodes:
- the modB gene encoding molybdate ABC transporter permease subunit produces the protein MGDGWTDALRVSLGVVTAATVLVVAAGLPLAVALARPGWRGRGLVEVLVTLPLALPPAVLGFYLLELLGWDGPLGWLARRLWGQTLIFTPAAAVLAAAVVGLPLFVQPARAALEAVSAEVREAAAIDGAVGWRLVRHVILPAAWPGVATGILLAFARSLGEFGATLMVAGNIPGRTQTLPLAIYSAVQAGREDVAGRLALLLTGVAALSLWAGSGWRRWGTGSGQGGWVR, from the coding sequence GTGGGCGACGGCTGGACCGACGCCTTGCGAGTATCCCTGGGCGTGGTGACGGCGGCCACGGTCCTGGTGGTGGCCGCGGGCCTGCCCCTGGCGGTCGCGCTGGCCCGGCCGGGCTGGCGGGGCCGGGGGCTGGTGGAGGTGCTGGTCACGCTGCCCCTGGCGCTGCCGCCCGCGGTGCTGGGGTTCTACCTGCTGGAACTGCTGGGATGGGACGGCCCGCTGGGCTGGCTGGCCCGGCGCCTGTGGGGGCAGACCCTGATCTTCACGCCGGCGGCGGCCGTGCTGGCGGCGGCGGTGGTGGGGTTGCCGCTCTTCGTCCAGCCCGCCCGGGCGGCCCTGGAGGCCGTCTCGGCCGAGGTCCGGGAAGCGGCGGCCATCGACGGTGCCGTGGGGTGGCGGCTGGTGCGGCACGTCATCCTGCCGGCCGCCTGGCCGGGAGTCGCCACCGGGATCCTGCTGGCCTTCGCCCGGTCCCTGGGGGAGTTCGGCGCCACGCTGATGGTGGCGGGCAACATCCCCGGACGAACCCAGACCCTGCCCCTGGCCATCTACAGTGCGGTCCAGGCCGGCCGCGAGGACGTGGCCGGGCGCCTCGCCCTGCTGCTGACGGGCGTGGCCGCCCTGTCCCTGTGGGCGGGCAGCGGCTGGCGCCGGTGGGGGACGGGCAGCGGCCAGGGAGGGTGGGTCCGGTGA
- a CDS encoding substrate-binding domain-containing protein, with translation MSSPGPMEPRGEPARRPRGAAGDPSGSVVNGLRAARLRLGLSQQELAARAGVTRQAVSAIEGGQAAPSLGVALRLARALGCRVEDLFWLDDPEPEVEVELVGTGAEDPEPQGAPASRPAGPGGSAWSGGPGHAGLDASGGRCLVARIGGRWVAHRLRGDAAFSSDLIPAGARLVGPASDEPAGPAQPGRAPGEPPAAPPPALTRWRARLLESPEDLARGVLIAGCAPELSLWARALATGHRGVHLHRIEANSHRAVQLLRAGTVHAAGVHLPGPAGEPDNLPFLQDLLGDLDVVVVRLGVWEEGLVVAPGNPLGIRDVADLARPGVVVVNREPGAGSRLLLERCLAEAGVPAGAVAGFDRHARSHLEVARAVARGTAHAGVSTAPVAAAFGLGFVPLRAVAYDLVFPRTVLDEPAVQALLGTLGDAWVRRQLAALGGFDTAATGTVTARLSRAHGPRVPAIGSL, from the coding sequence GTGAGTTCCCCAGGTCCGATGGAACCTCGCGGCGAACCGGCGCGGCGCCCTCGCGGGGCGGCAGGCGATCCTTCCGGTTCCGTGGTCAACGGCCTCCGGGCCGCCCGCCTGCGCCTCGGCCTGAGCCAGCAGGAGCTGGCCGCCCGGGCGGGGGTCACCCGCCAGGCCGTCAGTGCCATCGAAGGGGGCCAGGCGGCGCCCTCGCTGGGCGTGGCCCTGCGGCTGGCCCGGGCCCTCGGCTGCCGGGTGGAAGACCTCTTCTGGCTGGACGATCCCGAGCCCGAGGTGGAGGTGGAGCTGGTCGGGACCGGTGCGGAGGACCCCGAACCGCAAGGGGCACCGGCGTCCCGCCCCGCCGGACCGGGCGGTTCCGCCTGGTCCGGCGGTCCCGGTCATGCCGGCCTGGACGCCTCCGGGGGGCGCTGCCTGGTGGCCCGGATCGGGGGCCGGTGGGTCGCCCACCGGCTGCGGGGGGACGCCGCCTTTTCCTCCGACCTCATCCCCGCCGGCGCCCGGCTGGTGGGGCCCGCTTCGGACGAACCGGCCGGGCCGGCCCAGCCCGGCCGAGCGCCCGGGGAGCCGCCGGCGGCCCCGCCCCCGGCGTTGACCCGGTGGCGGGCCCGGCTGCTCGAATCCCCCGAAGACCTGGCCCGCGGCGTGCTGATCGCGGGCTGTGCCCCGGAGCTCTCCCTGTGGGCCCGGGCCCTGGCCACGGGCCACCGGGGTGTCCACCTCCACCGCATCGAAGCCAACAGCCACCGGGCCGTGCAACTTCTCCGGGCGGGCACCGTCCACGCCGCCGGGGTCCACCTGCCGGGCCCGGCGGGGGAGCCCGACAACCTGCCCTTCCTCCAGGACCTTCTGGGCGACCTGGACGTGGTGGTGGTCCGCCTGGGGGTGTGGGAGGAGGGGTTGGTGGTGGCCCCGGGCAATCCCCTGGGCATCCGGGACGTGGCCGACCTGGCCCGCCCCGGCGTGGTGGTGGTCAACCGCGAGCCCGGGGCGGGATCGCGCCTGCTGCTGGAGCGGTGCCTGGCCGAGGCCGGGGTGCCCGCCGGCGCGGTGGCGGGGTTCGACCGCCACGCCCGCAGCCACCTGGAGGTGGCCCGGGCCGTGGCCCGCGGCACGGCCCATGCCGGGGTCAGCACCGCGCCGGTGGCCGCCGCCTTCGGACTCGGGTTCGTCCCCCTGCGGGCGGTGGCCTACGACCTGGTGTTCCCCCGGACCGTGCTGGACGAGCCGGCCGTCCAGGCGCTGCTGGGCACCCTGGGCGATGCCTGGGTGCGGCGGCAGCTGGCCGCTCTGGGCGGGTTCGACACGGCGGCGACGGGTACGGTGACCGCCCGCCTGTCCCGCGCTCATGGACCGCGGGTTCCCGCCATAGGTTCCCTGTGA
- a CDS encoding polysaccharide deacetylase family protein: MAGTGSARYRWRRAGAWLLLVAAAVALGRAGWSPARLLPWTGRADGLPARVAPGVWVGPVPAGGWPRDRVQVWLEALARQTGMPPEDARFDPANRAVIPGVAGLELDVPASLEAILRAPRDSRVALRFRAVPPRQDLDDFPGHPVYHGNRRKQAVTFLVNVAWGEEFLPAMFAALEKGGARVTFFPTGRWAQGHPDLVAEMARRGHELGSHGFSDTLDLERQPAAGVLADLRRGVEAVARAAGLDPAAVRFYSTHRGVRTAAVEQAAAEAGVRLIYWSLDTVDWTKPAPAAMARRIVTGARPGDLILMHPTAVTVEALPAMIRGLRQRGLAIVPLGQLLSPLPGDDGQPAFRPLGPAGPVLAATRGALGAVLAPAGHP; this comes from the coding sequence ATGGCCGGGACCGGTTCGGCGAGGTACCGGTGGCGGCGGGCAGGGGCGTGGCTGCTGCTCGTCGCGGCGGCGGTGGCCCTGGGCCGCGCGGGCTGGTCGCCCGCCCGGCTGCTGCCCTGGACGGGCCGGGCGGACGGGCTCCCCGCGCGGGTGGCGCCGGGGGTATGGGTCGGACCCGTACCCGCCGGCGGGTGGCCGCGGGACCGGGTGCAGGTGTGGCTGGAGGCGCTGGCCCGGCAGACCGGCATGCCGCCCGAGGACGCCCGCTTCGACCCGGCCAACCGGGCGGTGATCCCCGGCGTGGCCGGCCTGGAGCTCGACGTCCCCGCCAGCCTGGAGGCCATCCTGCGGGCGCCCCGGGACAGCCGGGTCGCCCTGCGGTTCCGCGCCGTCCCGCCGCGCCAGGACCTGGACGACTTCCCCGGCCATCCCGTCTATCACGGCAACCGGCGCAAGCAGGCCGTGACCTTCCTGGTCAACGTGGCCTGGGGCGAGGAGTTCCTGCCCGCCATGTTCGCCGCCCTGGAGAAGGGCGGCGCCCGGGTCACCTTCTTCCCGACCGGCCGGTGGGCCCAGGGCCACCCGGACCTGGTGGCGGAGATGGCCCGGCGCGGCCACGAGCTCGGCAGCCACGGCTTCTCCGACACCCTGGACCTGGAGCGCCAGCCGGCCGCCGGTGTGCTGGCCGACCTGCGGCGCGGAGTGGAGGCGGTGGCCCGGGCCGCCGGCCTGGACCCCGCGGCCGTCCGCTTCTACAGCACCCACCGGGGCGTGCGCACGGCCGCCGTGGAACAGGCGGCGGCGGAGGCGGGGGTCCGTCTGATCTACTGGAGCCTGGATACCGTGGACTGGACGAAACCGGCCCCCGCCGCCATGGCCCGGCGCATCGTCACCGGGGCCCGGCCGGGGGACCTGATCCTCATGCACCCCACGGCGGTGACGGTGGAAGCCCTGCCCGCCATGATCCGGGGGCTCCGGCAGCGGGGGCTGGCCATCGTCCCCCTGGGCCAGCTGCTCTCGCCCCTGCCCGGCGACGACGGGCAACCCGCCTTCCGCCCCCTGGGGCCGGCCGGCCCCGTCCTGGCCGCCACCCGCGGCGCGCTGGGAGCTGTGCTCGCGCCGGCCGGCCACCCCTGA
- a CDS encoding ABC transporter ATP-binding protein, translating into MIEVSHVSKRFGEHRAVTDLTFTVQRGEIVGLLGPNGAGKTTTMRLITGYMPPSAGTIRVAGFDTWEEPLEVKRRVGYLPENPPVYPDMTVASYLLFVAALKGVPRHRRRAEAQEAAERTGVAHVWTRLIGNLSRGYRQRVGLAQALVGKPDVLILDEPTVGLDPAQIVEIRQLIRSLAGEHTVILSSHILPEVRQTCQRVLIMNHGRLVAQDTPEGLTRALAGGTTLRLAVKGPAQEVARRLRELDGVEAVRFLDGDEPAGTGAAGGGDESVVRLELTSRSKDLREAVFFAMAAERWPILEMRPLEMSLEEIFMQLVTEEQAPAGSSSRAGAGAGGGDRRRAAGARR; encoded by the coding sequence ATGATCGAGGTTTCCCACGTCAGCAAGCGGTTCGGCGAGCACCGTGCGGTGACGGACCTGACCTTCACCGTCCAGCGGGGCGAGATCGTCGGCCTCCTGGGGCCCAACGGCGCCGGCAAGACGACCACCATGCGTCTCATCACCGGCTACATGCCCCCCAGCGCCGGGACCATCCGCGTGGCCGGGTTCGACACCTGGGAAGAGCCGCTGGAGGTCAAGCGCCGCGTGGGCTACCTGCCGGAGAACCCGCCGGTCTACCCCGACATGACCGTGGCGTCGTACCTGCTCTTCGTGGCGGCCCTGAAGGGGGTGCCGCGCCACCGGCGCCGGGCGGAGGCCCAGGAAGCGGCGGAGCGCACCGGCGTGGCCCACGTGTGGACGCGCCTGATCGGTAACCTGTCCCGGGGGTACCGCCAGCGGGTGGGCCTGGCCCAGGCCCTGGTGGGCAAGCCCGACGTGCTGATCCTGGACGAGCCCACCGTGGGCCTCGACCCGGCGCAGATCGTCGAGATCCGCCAGCTGATCCGCTCGCTGGCCGGGGAGCACACGGTGATCCTCAGCTCCCACATCCTCCCCGAGGTGCGCCAGACGTGCCAGCGGGTGCTGATCATGAACCACGGGCGGCTGGTGGCCCAGGACACGCCCGAGGGCCTCACCCGGGCTCTGGCGGGCGGCACTACGCTGCGGCTGGCGGTGAAGGGGCCGGCCCAGGAGGTGGCCCGCCGCCTGCGCGAGCTGGACGGCGTGGAGGCGGTCCGCTTCCTGGACGGGGACGAACCGGCCGGGACCGGTGCCGCCGGGGGTGGCGACGAGTCCGTGGTGCGGCTCGAGCTCACCTCCCGCAGCAAGGACCTGCGTGAGGCCGTGTTCTTTGCCATGGCCGCCGAGCGGTGGCCGATCCTGGAGATGCGCCCGCTGGAGATGAGCCTGGAAGAGATCTTCATGCAGCTGGTGACGGAGGAACAGGCGCCCGCCGGCTCCAGCAGCCGGGCAGGGGCCGGTGCCGGTGGCGGGGACCGTCGCCGCGCCGCGGGCGCCAGGAGGTGA
- a CDS encoding ABC transporter permease, protein MRALGWHGLLALWRKDVLSFWLSPLWWVVAAVFLALTGWYYLAVVASFQAPDLRFLLDHMVVLLLFVVPALTMRLWAEEQQRGTAELLLTAPVTLNQAVLAKFLAVLTLLTVLLLVTGIYPAVTAAYGAVEWPTLLVGYLGVWLVAAVFAAAGLLASTLSDSQVIAAVAGFGILLALYMLDWAAGSVGGTAGDVLRAASVWENLSDFINGVLDTRRLVYFASLIFGFLFLAVRNVERRTWAA, encoded by the coding sequence GTGAGGGCCTTGGGCTGGCACGGGCTTCTGGCCTTGTGGCGCAAGGACGTGCTGTCCTTCTGGCTGTCGCCCCTGTGGTGGGTGGTGGCCGCCGTCTTCCTCGCCCTGACGGGGTGGTACTACCTGGCCGTGGTGGCCAGCTTCCAGGCGCCGGACCTGCGCTTTCTGCTGGACCACATGGTGGTCCTGCTGCTCTTCGTGGTGCCGGCCCTGACCATGCGCCTCTGGGCGGAGGAGCAGCAGCGGGGCACCGCCGAGCTGCTGCTGACGGCCCCGGTGACCCTGAACCAGGCGGTGCTGGCCAAGTTCCTGGCCGTCCTGACCCTGCTGACGGTGCTGCTTCTGGTGACGGGGATCTACCCCGCGGTGACGGCCGCCTACGGCGCCGTGGAGTGGCCGACGCTTCTGGTCGGCTACCTGGGCGTGTGGCTGGTGGCCGCCGTCTTCGCCGCCGCGGGCCTGCTGGCTTCGACCCTCAGCGACAGCCAGGTCATCGCCGCCGTGGCGGGCTTCGGCATCCTGCTGGCCCTGTACATGCTGGACTGGGCGGCCGGGTCCGTCGGCGGCACCGCCGGCGACGTGCTGCGGGCGGCCTCGGTGTGGGAGAATCTGAGCGACTTCATCAACGGCGTGCTGGACACCCGGCGCCTGGTGTACTTCGCGTCGCTGATCTTCGGGTTCCTGTTCCTCGCCGTGCGCAACGTGGAGCGCCGCACCTGGGCCGCTTGA
- a CDS encoding GldG family protein, translated as MADRADAHRRRVLWRGTNTAVLTVAVLALLVLANVFAGRYSWRYDATQQKIYSLSPSTYEVLAGLKQDATLYGFLQSGSTEGETLRKIMEQYDRASDRIRLQVIDPEREPSVARRYEVDTYNTVVVEVGDDYRKIDPLSLFGYGAGGGIEIRAEQAITRALLELTGRGGKKVYFLTGHGEGNPDTQLTTLGRLLEGEALAVETLNLAQAGRVPGDAAVVAIAGPTRDLLPEERQRLEEYVRQGGRLLVLYGPVPGGQRLQQLEQLLASVGVEAAADVVVDPQRAFLGQDPLSPVPELGTHAIVEPLQRGDLVLVLPGARSVQPRQGAQLTTTELLHTSDAAWGETNLQSRAVQRDDRDRPGPLTLALAVEGQPGAAGQDQAKADDRGQGKSQGEGANQDQAGGAPEESAAAGPRPVAVVVGSAAFVANDYLDRVPGNRDFVVNAVNWLVGSEQRLTIRPKELAATPIVLTPRAVVGIFYGLVLGFPALVALTGLAIWWRRRHA; from the coding sequence ATGGCCGATCGGGCCGATGCCCATCGCCGCCGCGTGTTGTGGCGGGGGACGAACACGGCCGTGCTGACGGTGGCCGTGCTGGCCCTGCTGGTGCTGGCCAACGTGTTCGCCGGCCGCTACTCGTGGCGGTACGACGCCACCCAGCAGAAGATCTACTCCCTGTCGCCCTCCACCTACGAGGTGCTGGCGGGGCTCAAGCAGGACGCCACCCTCTACGGGTTCCTCCAGTCCGGGTCGACGGAGGGCGAGACGCTGCGCAAGATCATGGAGCAGTATGACCGCGCCTCGGACCGGATACGCCTGCAGGTGATCGACCCCGAGCGGGAGCCGTCCGTGGCGCGGCGCTACGAGGTCGACACCTACAACACCGTCGTGGTCGAGGTGGGCGACGACTACCGCAAGATCGACCCCCTGAGCCTGTTCGGCTACGGCGCGGGCGGCGGCATCGAGATCCGCGCCGAGCAGGCCATCACCCGGGCCCTGCTGGAGCTGACGGGCCGGGGCGGCAAGAAGGTCTACTTCCTGACCGGCCACGGCGAGGGCAACCCCGACACCCAGCTGACCACCCTGGGCCGGCTGCTGGAGGGTGAGGCGCTGGCCGTCGAGACCCTCAACCTGGCCCAGGCGGGCCGGGTGCCCGGCGACGCCGCGGTGGTGGCCATCGCCGGGCCCACCCGCGACCTGTTGCCCGAAGAGCGCCAGCGCTTGGAGGAGTACGTCCGGCAGGGCGGCCGGCTGCTGGTCCTCTACGGCCCCGTGCCGGGCGGGCAGCGGCTGCAGCAGCTGGAGCAGCTCCTGGCATCGGTGGGGGTCGAGGCGGCCGCCGACGTGGTGGTCGACCCGCAGCGCGCCTTCCTGGGCCAGGACCCGCTCTCGCCCGTCCCGGAGCTGGGCACCCATGCCATCGTCGAGCCGCTGCAGCGGGGCGATCTGGTCCTGGTGCTGCCCGGCGCCCGCAGTGTACAGCCCCGGCAGGGCGCGCAGCTCACCACCACCGAGCTGCTCCACACCAGCGATGCGGCGTGGGGTGAGACGAACCTCCAGTCCCGGGCGGTGCAGCGGGACGACCGGGACCGGCCCGGTCCCCTGACCCTGGCCCTGGCGGTCGAAGGCCAGCCCGGCGCGGCGGGCCAGGACCAGGCCAAGGCCGACGACCGGGGCCAGGGCAAGAGCCAGGGCGAGGGTGCGAACCAGGACCAGGCGGGAGGCGCGCCGGAGGAATCGGCTGCCGCCGGCCCGCGCCCCGTCGCCGTGGTCGTGGGCAGCGCGGCCTTCGTGGCCAACGATTACCTGGACCGGGTCCCCGGCAACCGCGACTTCGTCGTCAACGCGGTGAACTGGCTGGTGGGGTCGGAACAAAGGCTGACCATCCGGCCCAAGGAACTGGCGGCGACGCCCATCGTGCTGACGCCGCGGGCCGTGGTGGGGATCTTCTACGGGCTGGTGCTGGGATTCCCCGCCCTGGTGGCCCTGACGGGCCTCGCCATCTGGTGGAGGAGGCGGCATGCATGA
- a CDS encoding DUF4340 domain-containing protein, translating to MSAGRRRGRNPVRQAFLGLFLLVVAAGLAVYAWATRGQQPAGEGDAAGGSTVVWDAGDATVREVLVEGKHGRILLRPGPPPELVVSPDAPFGGQGPMAADTIEGLLSSRRWWIHDPGPYPVAEEYATTIADGLRKLTAQRLVAEGVAERDLAQYGLDRPATRVTVRFTGQDGAKVLELGAQSPLTGGGTYARVAGEDKVYLLAPGLADTLTMAPDQLRETMFVPFNADRVQRVELQWGDDRLVFVRQEGGTNWSMEHNGRRVGTQDGSQLSELWFALHQWRAAAFVTDQGDDPAVRKRHGLDEPYGRIRLEFQPAPGQKSGPYLEIRAGATAAEGGRYVATSEGPWVYRLDPDDLSYFEDQVLPGLKKPATDAKPNGGQGSDQGSGQNAQPSRSQGGEGGEGGSGGGQGGGS from the coding sequence ATGAGCGCGGGGCGCCGCCGCGGGCGGAATCCGGTCCGGCAGGCCTTCCTGGGCCTGTTCCTCCTGGTGGTGGCCGCCGGCCTGGCCGTCTACGCCTGGGCGACCCGCGGCCAGCAGCCCGCCGGGGAGGGGGACGCGGCCGGCGGCAGCACGGTGGTATGGGACGCCGGCGACGCGACGGTGCGCGAGGTCCTGGTGGAGGGCAAGCACGGCCGGATCCTCCTGCGGCCCGGCCCGCCGCCGGAGCTTGTGGTGTCGCCCGACGCCCCCTTCGGCGGCCAGGGGCCCATGGCGGCCGACACCATCGAGGGCCTGCTCTCCTCCCGGCGCTGGTGGATCCACGATCCCGGCCCCTACCCGGTGGCCGAAGAGTACGCCACCACCATCGCCGACGGCCTGCGCAAGCTGACGGCCCAGCGCCTGGTGGCCGAGGGCGTGGCGGAGCGCGACCTGGCCCAGTACGGCCTGGACCGCCCGGCAACACGGGTGACGGTCCGGTTCACCGGCCAGGACGGGGCGAAGGTCCTCGAACTGGGCGCCCAGAGCCCGCTGACGGGCGGCGGCACCTACGCCCGCGTGGCAGGCGAGGACAAGGTCTACCTGCTGGCCCCGGGGCTGGCCGACACGCTGACCATGGCGCCGGACCAGCTGCGGGAGACCATGTTCGTCCCCTTCAACGCGGACCGGGTGCAGCGCGTGGAGCTCCAGTGGGGCGATGACCGGCTGGTGTTCGTGCGGCAGGAGGGCGGCACCAACTGGTCCATGGAGCACAACGGCCGGCGTGTGGGAACCCAGGACGGCAGCCAGCTCTCCGAGCTCTGGTTCGCCTTGCACCAGTGGCGCGCGGCGGCCTTCGTGACGGACCAGGGGGACGACCCGGCCGTGCGGAAGCGGCACGGGCTGGACGAGCCCTACGGGCGCATCCGGCTGGAGTTCCAGCCGGCGCCAGGACAGAAGTCGGGCCCGTACCTGGAGATCCGGGCCGGCGCCACGGCCGCAGAGGGCGGCCGGTACGTAGCGACCAGCGAGGGGCCCTGGGTGTACCGCCTGGACCCGGACGACCTGTCCTACTTCGAAGACCAGGTGCTGCCGGGCCTCAAGAAGCCAGCCACGGACGCCAAACCCAACGGCGGGCAGGGCAGCGACCAGGGCAGCGGTCAAAACGCCCAGCCGAGCCGTAGCCAGGGCGGCGAAGGCGGCGAGGGGGGTTCGGGCGGCGGACAGGGTGGCGGCTCCTGA
- a CDS encoding TetR/AcrR family transcriptional regulator has product MAGREQEILDAARKLFRQKGYYATTMQDIAEAVGLQKASLYHYIRSKEALLLQVAGETMRLFHAELDRIEAAGGSYAEQLAAAIRAHVRVVAEHQETLTVLFRESHALPPEHAEKVRGETRRYTRRLTDLIARGVAAGEFRPVDPGAACLAILGACNWMYRWYSAEGRLSPQEIADQFVQVILHGLVLPRGGPAGTPAGV; this is encoded by the coding sequence ATGGCCGGCCGGGAGCAGGAAATTCTCGATGCGGCACGCAAGTTGTTCCGCCAGAAGGGCTATTACGCCACCACCATGCAGGACATCGCCGAGGCGGTGGGCCTGCAGAAGGCGTCCCTGTACCACTACATCCGCAGCAAGGAGGCGCTCCTGCTGCAGGTCGCGGGCGAGACCATGCGGCTCTTCCACGCCGAGCTGGATCGGATCGAGGCGGCGGGGGGCAGCTATGCCGAGCAGCTGGCGGCGGCCATCCGCGCCCACGTGCGGGTGGTGGCGGAGCACCAGGAGACGCTGACGGTGCTCTTCCGCGAGTCCCACGCCCTGCCGCCCGAGCACGCGGAGAAGGTGCGCGGCGAGACGCGCCGGTACACGCGGCGGCTGACCGACTTGATCGCGCGGGGGGTGGCGGCCGGCGAGTTCCGGCCGGTGGATCCCGGCGCCGCGTGCCTGGCGATCCTGGGCGCCTGCAACTGGATGTACCGGTGGTATAGCGCCGAAGGCCGCCTCTCGCCCCAGGAGATCGCCGATCAGTTCGTCCAGGTGATCCTGCACGGCCTGGTGCTGCCGCGGGGCGGCCCGGCCGGGACGCCGGCGGGGGTCTGA
- a CDS encoding electron transfer flavoprotein subunit beta/FixA family protein yields MGWNVVVLLKPILDPELPARKFRVAADGRRPERGDAPVVINPFDQNALELALQLKDKGAADTVTVISAGGPEATDGLRKALALKADRAVRVDLDGLDLPDPTVTARVLAAAVRKVGGADLVLAGRQAGDWDQGQVGYLLAEELGWPCAALVQQLEPAGDGLRLVREAPAGREVLEAQVPLVITVTNDDSNVLRLPKVRDVMMANRKPIDQWTVADLGLDAAALAGEAASEVLALRIPERKTECEMIQGDDPAAVAATLVQRLRELKVL; encoded by the coding sequence ATGGGTTGGAACGTGGTGGTGCTGCTCAAGCCCATCCTCGACCCGGAGCTGCCGGCGCGCAAGTTCCGGGTGGCGGCCGACGGGCGCCGTCCCGAAAGGGGCGACGCGCCGGTGGTCATCAACCCCTTCGACCAGAACGCCCTGGAGCTGGCGCTGCAGCTCAAGGACAAGGGCGCGGCCGACACGGTGACGGTGATCAGCGCCGGCGGACCCGAAGCCACCGACGGCCTGCGCAAGGCCCTGGCCCTCAAGGCGGACCGGGCCGTGCGGGTCGACCTGGACGGCCTTGACCTGCCCGATCCGACCGTCACCGCCCGGGTGCTGGCGGCGGCGGTGCGCAAGGTGGGCGGTGCCGACCTGGTGCTGGCCGGCCGCCAGGCCGGCGACTGGGACCAGGGCCAGGTGGGCTACCTGCTGGCGGAAGAACTGGGCTGGCCGTGCGCCGCCCTGGTGCAGCAGCTGGAGCCGGCGGGTGACGGCCTGCGCCTGGTGCGGGAAGCGCCGGCGGGCCGGGAGGTCCTGGAGGCCCAGGTGCCGCTGGTGATCACCGTGACCAACGACGACAGCAACGTGTTGCGCCTGCCCAAGGTCCGCGACGTGATGATGGCCAACCGCAAGCCCATCGACCAGTGGACGGTGGCGGACCTGGGCCTGGATGCAGCGGCCCTGGCCGGCGAGGCGGCCAGCGAAGTGCTGGCGCTGCGCATCCCCGAGCGCAAGACCGAGTGCGAGATGATCCAGGGCGACGATCCGGCGGCGGTGGCCGCCACGCTGGTGCAGCGGCTGCGGGAGCTCAAGGTGCTCTGA
- a CDS encoding electron transfer flavoprotein subunit alpha/FixB family protein encodes MILVVQWNGKGLTQGTAELLGGARQLAGDGPVAVAVLGPGAREAAAEAGAYGAEAYAAEGDLESYGGEAYVATLAAACQTLQPQVVLMPADPRGREVAPRLAARLGGAAVTDVIEARRDGDRIVWSRPVFGGKAVADVVLQRAPQVATVRPGSFPAAEKAGSSPAEVRELAVSGTDRPLRRVEVRAEAQGGVRLEEARIVVSGGRGLGGPEPFKDLEELARLLGGAVGASLAAVDEGWAPPERQVGQTGKIIAPDLYIAIGISGASQHLAGIAGAKTVVAINKDPEAPIFEVARLGVPMEYQKVLPHLIEEVRKLKAG; translated from the coding sequence ATGATCCTGGTGGTCCAGTGGAACGGGAAGGGCCTGACCCAGGGCACCGCGGAACTGCTAGGCGGCGCCCGGCAGCTGGCCGGTGACGGGCCGGTGGCCGTGGCCGTGCTGGGGCCGGGGGCGCGGGAGGCGGCGGCCGAGGCGGGGGCCTACGGCGCGGAGGCGTACGCGGCCGAGGGCGATCTGGAGAGCTACGGCGGCGAGGCGTACGTGGCGACCCTGGCGGCGGCGTGCCAGACCCTGCAGCCCCAGGTGGTGCTGATGCCGGCGGACCCCCGCGGCCGCGAGGTGGCGCCCCGCCTGGCCGCCCGGCTGGGCGGCGCGGCGGTGACCGACGTGATCGAGGCGCGGCGAGACGGCGACCGCATCGTCTGGTCGCGGCCCGTCTTCGGCGGCAAGGCCGTGGCCGACGTGGTGCTCCAGCGCGCGCCCCAGGTGGCCACCGTGCGGCCGGGTTCCTTCCCGGCGGCGGAGAAGGCCGGTTCGTCCCCGGCGGAGGTTCGGGAACTGGCCGTGTCCGGCACCGACCGGCCCCTCCGCCGGGTGGAGGTGCGGGCCGAGGCCCAAGGCGGCGTGCGCCTCGAGGAGGCGCGCATCGTCGTCTCCGGCGGCCGCGGGCTGGGCGGCCCCGAACCCTTCAAGGACCTGGAGGAACTGGCGCGGCTCCTGGGCGGCGCGGTGGGCGCGTCCCTGGCGGCGGTGGACGAGGGCTGGGCCCCGCCGGAGCGGCAGGTGGGCCAGACCGGCAAGATCATCGCCCCCGACCTGTACATCGCCATCGGCATCTCGGGCGCCAGCCAGCACCTGGCGGGCATCGCCGGCGCCAAGACGGTGGTGGCCATCAACAAGGACCCCGAGGCGCCGATCTTCGAGGTGGCGCGCCTGGGCGTGCCCATGGAGTACCAGAAGGTCCTGCCCCACCTGATCGAGGAAGTGCGGAAGCTCAAGGCCGGCTGA